The genomic stretch AGACAATTATGAGGCCGtaattcttttaataaaaattggcAGCATAGCTGGACAATACCAACAACATCAAATTGATCACCGTAAGGCAACAAATATTGAACATTATCAGATGTTACTGAACAAGTACCTGTATATGCATAATCTAATATCAAGCCCATATAATAACTGGGTACGTCTACAAATATTTCCTTTTCTTCAGCATCccctttttttaaagaatttataaaaaggaCTTTAAAGTATGGACTGACCGCAGATAGAATTGCTCGATGAACCCGAATTGATTTCATGTCTCTGCACACAATCGTACCGTCACAAAGTTGGCCATTTAGTCTCAGTTCGTTCCAAATTGGTGGAAACTCTAcaactgaaatattttctgGGAGACACACACATTTTCGTTTTTTTACTATAGTTCTCTTCTTTGTTAGTCTGGGTTTAGTTGATGAAGGAGTACGAACGAAGCtcttattttttgataattttcgATGTTTCGAATTAAATTCCATCCCTTTCGAAAAAACGGCGGTCGAAACTTTGTATCTGTCGCGGTGACAGACTCGGCGTATCGCGACAGTCacatttcatttgttttatatttaaaaaaaactgccaTTCCATTTTGATAACAAAAGCCagtaacattatttatagattCAGTGCAGTTACCTAACGTACGGTGGGGCATAgagtagaaaataaaatgaaaaaagtcTTGCTACTAGCAACCCTCGTATTGTCAAATGTCAACGTCAACCATTGTTGTTGTCTACTTTTGTCTATAGACCCTCTTTTTCATCCGGTTGTCAATATGGTGAGTTTCGCTAGatggaaaataaaaagttatcaataaaaatctcAGTGATACTAAATTTTTGTGAAAGGTGTTAGTGATTTTCTGTTAATACAGTGTTGTTAAGATGCGTTGCATTATATATTTCAGGGTGTCGACATCAATCATAAACACGACAGGAAAGTTCGGCGCACCGAAGTTAAATCTAAGGATGTGTATCTTAGGTTGCTCGTGAAGGTAAATACTGTTTTGGAGTACTAACTATTGAATTATaacacaaacaataattacaatgaTTTCATGAAccaaaacaattttgtaaCCTCTCTTTTGTTTACAGCTATACAGATACTTGGCCAGACGTACCGATGCCAAGTTCAATCAGATCGTATTGAGGAGGTTGTTCATGAGCCGTATTAACCGTGCGCCAATCTCTCTGTCGCGACTGGCTCGTCACATGAAGAAGCCCACTCGCGAAGGTTTGATCGCAGTGGTCGTCGGCACCGTGACCAACGATGTGAGGCTGTACAAGGTCCCCAAACTAACAGTAGCTGCTCTCCATGTGACTGAGAAAGCGCGTGCACGTATCTTGGCTGCTGGAGGTATGtgataactttttaaatgataGGTTATGTTCTGTAAAAGTTGTTGTAAAACATGTCTCTCTTTAACATCTAAcctagttattatttatagaagcTACATACAATGTACATATCAAAAGGATAAGATTACAACCAAATGcatataacaaaaacaatatttttattttaggttttGGTTCCTGTTAATATTCaagtgattttaaaattatatgactgaaagctatttttacattttcttttctCTGAAAAGTATTGTAAGCTATGAAATGTTtcaagatattatttaatataagtgTCTTAGTGAGTGGATTTTGCACTAGCCTGCAAAGGTctcaaactaaactaaacTCATAGATGTTTATGAAACTTTATAATGTAGCTCCTAGACGAAagtcataattaaattatcaatataaattccactataaattattatgaacaaaTTGAGccatatttgtataaatcaTAAGTAATTATCAGTAAACATCATGTtcaaatcattattattaccttTATTACCTAGTTTATTACATGAATAGAGATTTAAAATGTTCAAGTGACATCTTTTCAGTCTAGTCTCAATTGAAATAATAGACAAACAATGAAACAGAAAATCAAACAATACTTGAAACACAATTCAGAACTAAAATACagaatatttatgttaaataatgATTTCCAGGTGAGATCCTAACATTCGATCAACTGGCCCTCCGTGCGCCCACCGGCCGCAAGACAGTCCTCGTCCAAGGCCAGAGGAACGCCCGTGAAGCGGTCCGTCACTTCGGCCCAGCGCCAGGCGCACCACGCTCACACACCAAGCCCTATGTGCGTACAAAGGGACATGAACGCGCGAGACCACACCGTCGTTCAAATgtgtaatcttttaaatataaggACTACTATCTAATTTgtgcgttttatttatttcctatGGATGGAGGTGCatctaaattttaattgaatattttaatcaaagcAAAAGAATCATCATTTTCAAGCTAACAatagaaaatgtaattataatgtagtttttattaatatttttatacctttagataatttttgtaacagGTCTTAATGTAAGAAATACAATAAacttatttcaaaaaatatatttattttcaaatctaACAATATTATCACAGATATCTATAGACTAATCACAGAAAGCTTGTATCCAGTAATTTACAAGAATCTCATCATATTCTGATACACCAAGtacagtttttaattttttgatagCATCTTTTTTATGTCCTGATGCTTGAAGTGATGACTTGATGGTATTTGCTATCCTGAAAAATTAACCAATgcaaaataagtaaaattaaaatttcgtttgtttttaagaaataatctatacatataataaatctgtagaagggtcaattctgtacattgaaaatattgaaaaaataaatagcagggggtgttactggatcgataccaaactcaaatatgtgatttaaaaaatttttgtctgtctgtctgtctgtctgtatgtgaagacatcacgtgaaaactaccggttcgatttcgatgaaacttggtataattataccttatcctgggcgtaaaataggatactttttatcctggaaaaatacgtagaaaaaaaaatcttaatttttcagttttattcatAGACGTTCTGTAGAACCGTGAACACAcgtgtattattataggcctagccgtatcgGTCAATTAGGGaaagctggcatgttcacagtactcacacttatgcaatttcacttacagtatgttcaaaaataaatgcgactctagtttcattttagacttgaattgtaaaatgggtgtgttgtagataaatatattatgcaaatataattatgaaagctctcataatttacctgtaaaattatactttataagtaaatcaattgatgaagttaattatttattctaataataatcaattggataaaagtattaataatcattcaattatcaaataataattaaatttcaggtcataaaaacaatacaaataacacgtgCGCTCACTCCCAACACACGGATGGTTGTTTTGATAATGATCAAAGACCTATGTATATACGGacaataatgatttaaataacggACGTCTTCTGCAGTTGCGGAGCAGTCTTGTCCTGACTTTAGTCGAGTAAAGatatctaagaaatattatatttgtagaaAGTACGTAATACCTACCAATACGCGCTGACAAATATGtgttacatgtttattgtataattttc from Colias croceus chromosome 9, ilColCroc2.1 encodes the following:
- the LOC123694697 gene encoding 60S ribosomal protein L18, with protein sequence MGVDINHKHDRKVRRTEVKSKDVYLRLLVKLYRYLARRTDAKFNQIVLRRLFMSRINRAPISLSRLARHMKKPTREGLIAVVVGTVTNDVRLYKVPKLTVAALHVTEKARARILAAGGEILTFDQLALRAPTGRKTVLVQGQRNAREAVRHFGPAPGAPRSHTKPYVRTKGHERARPHRRSNV